A window from Leptothermofonsia sichuanensis E412 encodes these proteins:
- a CDS encoding SDR family NAD(P)-dependent oxidoreductase gives MAPTVLITGASQGIGRETALIFARHGYNLALAARNSERLEAFARDLRASNHPARAISTDVKDPEQVKTLVEKAMLYFGSIDVLINNAGIYTSGPVEEFTLEDWHQAIDTNLWGYIHTIHAILPHFLEQAKGTIVNVSCIGGKVPFPYLLPYTTSKFAVTGLTEALRTELAPQGIHVCGIYPNLIKSHFLERAIFRGKDIEDVRARKHQVQQLLEVPLVEKPEQVAEAIWDAVEHHRPEVIVGSANLSAASNQFLPDLTQWFLRSTFKNQDEFRNADF, from the coding sequence ATGGCTCCCACGGTTCTGATCACAGGAGCTTCCCAGGGAATTGGCAGGGAAACCGCTCTTATCTTTGCCCGTCATGGCTACAATCTGGCACTGGCAGCCCGTAACTCCGAGCGTTTAGAAGCATTCGCCAGGGATCTGCGGGCGTCCAATCACCCAGCCCGGGCAATTTCAACCGATGTCAAAGATCCGGAACAGGTCAAGACACTGGTGGAAAAGGCCATGCTTTATTTTGGCTCCATTGATGTTCTGATCAATAACGCTGGTATTTACACCTCTGGACCCGTCGAAGAGTTCACGCTGGAAGACTGGCACCAGGCGATTGATACGAACCTCTGGGGTTACATTCACACCATTCATGCCATTCTGCCCCACTTTCTGGAGCAGGCAAAAGGCACAATTGTCAACGTCAGTTGCATTGGCGGCAAGGTGCCTTTCCCCTATTTGCTTCCTTACACCACCAGCAAATTTGCCGTCACCGGATTAACCGAGGCACTCCGCACCGAACTGGCTCCCCAGGGAATTCACGTCTGTGGTATTTATCCCAACCTGATTAAGAGTCACTTTCTGGAACGGGCCATTTTTCGAGGCAAGGATATCGAAGATGTCAGAGCACGCAAACATCAGGTTCAACAGCTTTTAGAAGTTCCACTGGTGGAAAAGCCAGAACAGGTTGCCGAAGCCATCTGGGATGCAGTGGAACATCATCGCCCTGAAGTTATTGTCGGCTCCGCAAACCTGTCAGCCGCTTCTAACCAGTTTCTGCCCGATTTAACCCAGTGGTTCCTCCGCAGTACATTTAAGAATCAGGATGAGTTTAGAAACGCCGATTTTTGA
- the ispG gene encoding (E)-4-hydroxy-3-methylbut-2-enyl-diphosphate synthase, translated as MQTLPNPVASTKSADLSRYFSTDPTIHRRKTRPVRVGNVTIGGGHPVVVQSMINEDTLDIEGSVAAIRRLHEIGCEIVRVTVPSMAHAHALAEIKQKLHATYQPVPLVADVHHNGMKIALEVARHVDKVRINPGLYVFEKPRADRTEYTQAEFDEIGEKIRETLAPLVISLRDQGKAMRIGVNHGSLAERMLFTYGDTPAGMVESALECIRICESLDFHNLVISLKASRAPVMLAAYRLMVLRMDELGMDYPLHLGVTEAGDGEYGRIKSTAGIASLLAEGIGDTIRVSLTEAPEKEIPVCYSILQALGLRKTMVEYVACPSCGRTLFNLEEVLHKVREATKHLTGLDIAVMGCIVNGPGEMADADYGYVGKQAGYISLYRGREEIKKVPEDRGVEELINLIKADGRWVDP; from the coding sequence ATGCAAACTCTGCCTAACCCTGTTGCTTCTACTAAATCCGCTGACCTTTCCCGCTACTTTTCCACCGACCCTACCATCCATCGGCGCAAGACCCGTCCGGTCAGAGTTGGTAATGTCACGATTGGGGGCGGTCACCCTGTTGTTGTCCAGTCCATGATCAACGAGGACACCCTGGACATTGAAGGCTCAGTCGCTGCCATTCGCCGTCTGCACGAAATTGGGTGTGAAATTGTCCGGGTGACAGTTCCCAGTATGGCTCATGCCCATGCCCTGGCAGAAATCAAGCAGAAGTTGCATGCGACCTACCAGCCGGTCCCTCTGGTGGCAGATGTACATCATAATGGGATGAAGATTGCCCTGGAAGTTGCCAGACATGTGGATAAGGTCCGCATTAACCCAGGGTTGTACGTATTTGAGAAACCCAGGGCAGACCGAACGGAATATACCCAGGCTGAGTTTGATGAGATTGGTGAAAAAATCCGTGAAACCCTGGCACCGCTGGTAATTTCTCTGCGGGATCAGGGAAAGGCAATGCGGATTGGGGTAAATCACGGCTCCCTGGCAGAGCGGATGCTTTTCACCTACGGCGATACCCCGGCAGGTATGGTCGAGTCTGCCCTCGAATGCATTCGCATCTGTGAATCCCTGGATTTCCATAACCTGGTCATTTCTCTGAAAGCATCCCGTGCCCCTGTTATGCTGGCAGCCTATCGCCTGATGGTGTTACGGATGGATGAACTTGGGATGGACTACCCCCTGCACCTGGGCGTGACCGAAGCTGGTGATGGTGAGTATGGGCGGATCAAATCTACGGCTGGTATCGCCTCTCTTCTGGCAGAAGGGATTGGTGATACCATTCGGGTGTCTCTGACAGAGGCTCCCGAAAAGGAAATCCCCGTTTGCTATAGCATCCTGCAAGCCCTTGGGCTGCGGAAGACAATGGTGGAATACGTGGCCTGCCCCTCCTGTGGTCGTACCCTGTTTAACCTGGAAGAAGTCCTGCACAAAGTCCGGGAAGCCACCAAACATCTGACTGGACTGGATATTGCTGTTATGGGCTGTATTGTCAACGGTCCCGGAGAAATGGCAGATGCCGATTATGGTTACGTTGGCAAGCAGGCAGGCTATATTTCCCTCTATCGGGGACGGGAAGAAATTAAGAAAGTCCCGGAAGACCGGGGAGTCGAGGAATTGATTAACCTGATCAAAGCAGACGGACGCTGGGTGGATCCTTAA
- a CDS encoding RNA recognition motif domain-containing protein has product MTIYIGNLSYRATEDDLKEVFADYGTVTRVALPTDRETGRMRGFAFVELEEDAQEDAAIAELDGAEWMGRQLKVNKAKPKEDSRSVVKRVSA; this is encoded by the coding sequence ATGACTATTTACATTGGAAACCTCTCTTACCGGGCAACGGAAGACGATTTGAAAGAAGTCTTTGCCGACTATGGCACCGTTACACGAGTTGCCCTGCCCACTGACCGCGAAACTGGGCGAATGCGTGGCTTCGCGTTTGTTGAATTGGAAGAAGACGCTCAGGAAGATGCCGCGATCGCTGAATTAGACGGGGCAGAATGGATGGGTCGTCAGCTAAAAGTGAATAAAGCGAAGCCCAAAGAAGATAGTCGTTCTGTTGTGAAGCGAGTGAGTGCTTAG